A single genomic interval of Helianthus annuus cultivar XRQ/B chromosome 13, HanXRQr2.0-SUNRISE, whole genome shotgun sequence harbors:
- the LOC110900602 gene encoding uncharacterized protein LOC110900602, translated as MKSSPNRHLKNLGAKNTGKGKAVETEPDTAKKSGSRAKQRQQWTKVEEEALAIAYVKSSTCPIVGNNQMGSSFWKATTDRFNELMGQGLMRDIDSVSGKWRKMNKTVNEFCGYYNTIYACPPSGSNDEDMLNLAITKWGSKNPAPFPHLRAWNVLKKEPKWMPIPNEVATAKWTKTSESGSYSAEGSTARCQIDINNDLIYDEDVLLVHESERPTGRDKAKKEAAGKCKGAGSSGGSGSKASSKMDDLISEFRAFKEFAAEKYTHKKTVSADYARAEDFRIMRLDLDSVPEDEREVYRRIKEEVEKKWTS; from the exons atgaagtcgtCCCCGAATCGCCACCTAAAGAACTTAGGCGCAAAAAACACGGGGAAGGGGAAGGCAGTTGAAACCGAACCTGACACCGCAAAAAAAAGCGGTTCGAGAGCGAAGCAGAGACAACAGTGGACAAAAGTAGAGGAGGAGGCACTAGCAATTGCGTATGTTAAGTCCTCAACTTGCCCGATTGTCG ggaACAATCAAATGGGTTCTAGTTTTTGGAAGGCGACAACGGATAGATTTAACGAGCTTATGGGGCAAGGCCTGATGCGTGATATCGATTCCGTATCGGGCAAGTGGCGGAAAATGAACAAGACCGTCAATGAATTTTGCGGGTATTATAACACAATTTACGCTTGTCCTCCTAGTGGGAGTAACGACGAGGACATGCTTAACCTTGCGATTACTAAATGGGGTTCAAAAAATCCGGCGCCTTTCCCGCACCTCCGAGCATGGAACGTTTTAAAGAAAGAACCAAAATGGATGCCGATTCCAAATGAGGTCGCAACCGCCAAATGGACTAAAACTTCCGAGTCCGGAAGTTATAGTGCAGAAGGCTCCACCGCTCGTTGTCAAATCGACATAAACAACGACCTGATATATGACGAGGATGTGTTGCTCGTTCACGAGTCGGAACGTCCCACCGGAAGGGACAAAGCAAAAAAAGAGGCGGCCGGAAAGTGCAAAGGGGCCGGATCGAGTGGAGGGAGCGGCTCGAAGGCGTCTTCGAAAATGGACGACTTGATATCCGAATTCCGTGCGTTCAAAGAGTTTGCAGCCGAAAAATATACTCACAAGAAAACCGTGTCGGCCGACTATGCTCGAGCGGAGGATTTTAGGATTATGCGGTTGGATCTCGACTCGGTTCCGGAGGATGAACGCGAGGTTTATCGGAGGATTAAAGAAGAGGTGGAGAAAAAATGGACGTCGTAG